The Rhododendron vialii isolate Sample 1 chromosome 8a, ASM3025357v1 genome has a window encoding:
- the LOC131298715 gene encoding uncharacterized protein LOC131298715 — translation MKKKNVEIWGGVRGEEAYQCMNESSNGNLSGVNQNEDLNVECAPSDIDDPMERGPVRRDGDANFPKDGDEKSRHFSSVHYICHLPNGEKHDRKWLVYSEALNRVFCFCCKLFKQEGNKTQLANEGFKDWKNIGVRLKGHENNCEHLTCMSKWIELERRLKKNQTIDKSLERRNIAKRSEETN, via the exons atgaagaagaagaatgtggaGATTTGGGGAGGGGTGAGGGGTGAGGAAGCCTATCAATGTATGAATGAGAGCAGTAATGGAAATTTGAGTGGGGTAAATCAAAACGAAGACTTGAATGTAGAATGTGCACCTTCAGACATTGATGATCCAA TGGAAAGAGGTCCCGTAAGAAGAGATGGCGATGCTAACTTTCCTAAGGATGGCGACGAGAAGAGTAGACATTTCTCTTCTGTGCACTACATTTGCCATTTACCTAATGGAGAGAAACACGATAGAAAATGGCTAGTATACTCAGAGGCTCTGAATAGAGTGTTTTGCTTTTGTTGCAAATTGTTCAAGCAAGAAGGAAACAAGACTCAGTTGGCCAATGAAGGATTTAAAGACTGGAAAAATATTGGTGTTAGGCTTAAAGGTCATGAAAATAATTGTGAGCACCTTACTTGCATGAGCAAATGGATTGAATTGGAGAGAAGATTGAAGAAGAATCAAACAATTGACAAAAGTCTTGAAAGAAGAAACATTGCCAAGAGAAGTGAAGAAACCAATTGA